Proteins co-encoded in one Xiphophorus hellerii strain 12219 chromosome 10, Xiphophorus_hellerii-4.1, whole genome shotgun sequence genomic window:
- the med1 gene encoding mediator of RNA polymerase II transcription subunit 1, with amino-acid sequence MAAGPGVSMQSGSPARELSISVQQGSSQTFGERLKTEDVTEAEKQSRMAALLERLHAKHNASRPWEGTINVVRQAMEKRGVMNEAGHQLLLNCLETLQRALKVSSLPSMTDRLESIARQNMLGSHLSPTKTECYITSDMFYVEVQLDTGGQLVDVKVAHQGENPTSCSELIQHLSEKNFEAFSKHLKGLVDLYRLPGDNKLKTKMYIALQSLELDLTKMMTMFRLATNANTVETILHGSVGWLTPRSGGNLVSLQCYVSPYDIFEVETGSQLSLTDNNVPCSLGVSVSVTIEGTSTVYKLPIAPLITGSHPVDNKGTPSFSTVSNSNSVDLPACFFLKMNRPMPFSLSFIQKLGNATSIPVFETPPPLSLLYQLIVQSQLQLLEESSAIPATLNNMHFYSILPDQHHCYFLNGDAPVQDGHSLQGAMVSKIPFRHPAQVPLLLDIIRHQAAYNTLIGSCVKRTSVKEDSAGLLQFEVCPLTDSSFSVSFQHPVNESLVCVVMEVIDSRQVSCHLYKGPSDALICTDEFITKVVTRCMSIPVTMRAIRRKAETIQADTPALSLIAQTVETMVKNNPPPSGSPPYKMVGGDGTNPMGLPGLTGSNTPTGGGPPGGPNFAGPITTLFGMPRAERQAQGECLTPGGVTSQQPLPQQQQVHSDDYSKVTQNPILTSLLQITGNVGSSPSSQNAPQPHQTPPPTSSPASNTKSHPMLMNLLKDNPTQDFAALYSSSPLERQNSSSGSPRTDSMGGACPSGNTKGKKKRPRGPEKGGVLPGVGASGGLGMKPQPGSSMPQHLQHHSVSHEDDFHRKLLSMDVDASQNSIFDVNLAGDSLDAHHSITPTLSQCGTPPPGSGMAYSQSHVQSQQQQSGSVPPRIVRLPSSDSIGPDITEILQELPEQTGKGSGGSHGQPEDGGPLGTPIRDSSSSGQGSAVFDSADIFNTNSNENPFTDAADLIAEAAATAATPNSDSSSTNFFPDASDFNPDLLTSGHGFSQTYFDDSSPSADGDMDLVKGFGGSSQQNTPSGTPQNPQHGQSTPEPSLKDPFDMGIVFGGNSGGGKPLLGQAPDLIDTHSGGSQSPLMMGLGGACSDFKTTEPKVKPGLIRPKDENGGNGGSGSGMGSSSAEGKQIKRSRTPSSEGKSKDKNPKRKKLDPDGKSPSHSSGGRPYTPPSGGSGSGGSISGGGSKSPGSSGRSQTPPGGATPPIPKITIQIPKGTITGGKTSSHSGYTSSSSATSSTGGLGGTSSSSKSHHSHSSSSGKIKFKEGSMTQSSSSKPGGSGGGGGQSQMKGSSQGMGVGKPGSSPITKHGLSGPGGAGGGMGSGSKIKPQGGKPPGSLMNPNIKPNISPSHSRSSSSGDKLSSPMKIQQSQVPGTPPSSKAKSPIGSGSGSSGGSKSSSGGSSQKPGGGGSSSSTSSSSTSSSGSMSFSGSQSQYGSGGSGGGGGGNGGEGNGGGSGGGAGQNNSNNPNAKGKSPSRNKKPSLTAVIDKLKSVGSGGVGEDGCEVGTPVGGPGLTSTPCGPGNVPSGPPNLGSSKHSSSSQSGDYKREKSDKDGKAKVMVTGGGSGDKKMMDPKTSGSGGTTLAKIIISKPDGGSPSIKAKVTLQKPGEGSGESMRQQISGLKASPLFSGSTPKHDRSSPSHSRSPGYTPLNQDSESESGSSSVAEKSHQNSPSSDDDQTVRPLPPQDYMSSIPLSSGEKHKKHKKEKKKLKDKERERDRDRERDREKEKKKSSMSMGSSSHSTKADSWSRSPISASDSSLSMLGSDRPSRSSPMYMRNEDDDLMDSALTGDF; translated from the exons ATGGCGGCTGGGCCTGGTGTTTCTATGCAGAGCGGCAGTCCTGCCAGAGAACTTTCTATTTCGGTTCAGCAAGGATCAAGTCAGACTTTCGGAGAACGACTAAAAACAGAAGATGTGACAG aagcagagaAGCAGAGTCGCATGGCTGCTCTGCTGGAGAGGCTCCATGCTAAACACAATGCTTCGCGGCCGTGGGAGGGCACCATCAATGTTGTGCGTCAGGCAATG GAGAAACGTGGTGTGATGAATGAAGCAGGCCATCAGCTCCTGCTCAACTGTTTGGAGACACTGCAGAGAGCTCTGAAAG TCTCATCTCTCCCCTCCATGACAGATCGTCTTGAGTCTATTGCTCGACAAAACAT GTTGGGCTCTCACCTCAGCCCAACAAAAACAGAGTGCTACATCACGTCAGATATGTTTTATGTGGAAGTGCAGCTGGACACTGGAGGCCAGCTAGTCGACGTCAAGGTTGCTCATCAGGGAGAAAACCCTACG agttGTTCTGAACTTATTCAGCATCTAAG tgAGAAGAACTTTGAAGCTTTTTCTAAACATCTCAAGGGACTGGTTGATTTATACCGACTTCCTGGTGACAA taaactgaaaacaaagatgTACATTGCACTGCAGTCTCTGGAGCTCGATCTCACCAAGATGATGACCATGTTTAG GTTGGCAACAAATGCGAATACAGTTGAAACTATTCTCCATGGGAGTGTTGGCTGGTTGACTCCCAGGAGTGGTGGAAATCTGGTCTCTCTCCAGTGCTACGTGTCCCCTTATGACATATTTGAGGTGGAAACTGGCTCCCAGCTCAGCTTAACAGATAACAATG TTCCATGTTCCCTGGGTGTCAGTGTCTCTGTGACAATCGAGGGAACTTCAACTGTGTACAAGCTGCCAATTGCTCCACTCATCACCGGATCCCACCCTGTGGATAACAAAGG CACACCATCCTTTTCCACTGTGAGCAACTCCAACAGCGTGGATCTGCCAGCCTGTTTTTTCCTCAAGATGAACCGCCCCATGCCATTCTCGCTCTCCTTTATTCAGAAGCTTGGCAATGCTACTT CTATCCCAGTGTTTGAGACGCCACCTCCCCTCTCACTTCTGTACCAGCTAATTGTCCAGAGTCAACTCCAGCTTCTAGAAGAGAGCAGCGCTATACCAGCCACCTTAAACAACATGCACTTTTATTCT ATCTTACCAGACCAGCATCACTGTTATTTCCTAAATGGTGATGCACCGGTGCAAGATGGCCACTCATTACAAGGAGCAATGGTATCCAAGATCCCTTTCCGCCACCCAGCACAGGTTCCTCTCTTGCTGGATATCATTCGCCACCAGGCAGCATACAACACCTTGATTGGCAGCTGTGTCAAACGAACATCTGTCAAAGAAG ACAGTGCAGGTCTTCTGCAATTTGAAGTCTGTCCTCTCACCGACTCAAGTTTCAGCGTCTCTTTCCAGCATCCAGTCAATGAATCTTTAGTCTGCG TTGTGATGGAGGTGATTGACTCCAGACAGGTCTCCTGCCATCTGTATAAAGGACCATCAGATGCTTTGATCTGCACTGATGAATTCATTACTAAGGTGGTCACAAG ATGCATGTCCATTCCTGTTACCATGCGGGCCATTCGGAGGAAAGCTGAGACCATCCAGGCTGACACTCCGGCTCTCTCATTAATAGCGCAGACAGTGGAAACCATGGTGAAGAATAACCCTCCTCCCTCTGGTAGTCCTCCATATAAAATGGTGGGAGGAGACGGGACTAACCCAATGGGACTACCTGGGCTTACTGGTAGCAATACACCTACTGGTGGAGGACCACCCGGAGGACCTAATTTTGCAGGTCCAATCACTACTCTCTTTGGAATGCCCCGTGCAGAAAGGCAAGCTCAAGGAGAGTGCCTTACTCCAGGGGGGGTGACCAGCCAACAGCCCCTGCCGCAACAACAGCAAGTCCATTCAGATGACTACAGTAAAGTCACACAGAATCCCATCCTGACCAGTTTGTTGCAAATAACTGGAAATGTTGGTTCCAGTCCCAGCTCCCAGAATGCTCCACAGCCGCATCAAACTCCGCCACCAACCTCATCCCCTGCCAGCAACACAAAGAGTCACCCTATGCTGATGAACCTGTTAAAAGACAATCCCACACAAGATTTTGCCGCACTGTACAGCTCGAGTCCCTTAGAGCGGCAGAACTCTTCATCTGGCTCTCCACGAACAGACAGCATGGGTGGTGCCTGTCCCAGTGGGAACACCAAGGGGAAGAAGAAGCGTCCTCGGGGTCCTGAAAAGGGTGGAGTGTTGCCTGGAGTCGGTGCAAGTGGTGGCCTAGGCATGAAACCGCAACCAGGATCCTCAATGCCGCAGCACCTCCAGCACCACTCCGTTTCTCATGAAGATGATTTCCACCGCAAGCTTCTCTCGATGGATGTTGATGCTTCTCAGAATTCGATATTTGACGTGAACCTTGCAGGCGATAGCCTGGACGCACACCACAGCATAACGCCAACACTTAGCCAGTGTGGAACGCCGCCACCCGGCTCCGGCATGGCTTACTCACAGTCTCATGTCCagtctcagcagcagcagtctggTTCTGTACCGCCTCGCATTGTCCGCCTTCCCAGTTCTGACAGCATTGGGCCTGATATCACAGAAATCCTACAGGAGTTACCAGAGCAAACAGGTAAAGGTAGCGGTGGCAGCCATGGGCAACCGGAGGATGGAGGTCCTTTGGGCACCCCCATCCGTGACTCCTCCAGCTCTGGCCAGGGTAGTGCGGTGTTCGACTCAGCGGACATTTTCAATACCAACAGCAATGAAAACCCATTTACAGACGCAGCTGACCTGATTGCAGAGGCGGCTGCAACTGCTGCCACTCCCAACAGTGACTCCTCCTCCACTAACTTCTTTCCTGATGCATCCGACTTCAACCCTGACTTGTTGACCTCAGGACATGGCTTTTCGCAAACCTACTTTGATGACAGCTCCCCAAGTGCTGATGGAGATATGGACTTGGTCAAGGGATTTGGGGGAAGTAGCCAGCAGAACACTCCTTCAGGAACTCCACAGAACCCTCAACATGGACAGAGTACTCCAGAGCCCTCACTGAAGGACCCATTTGATATGGGGATAGTCTTTGGAGGTAACAGTGGTGGTGGTAAACCACTTCTGGGGCAAGCTCCTGACTTAATAGACACACACAGCGGAGGATCTCAGAGCCCCCTGATGATGGGACTTGGTGGTGCATGTTCGGATTTTAAAACTACAGAACCAAAAGTCAAACCGGGACTCATACGGCCAAAGGATGAGAATGGGGGAAATGGAGGTAGCGGTTCTGGGATGGGAAGCAGCTCAGCAGAGGGAAAACAGATCAAGCGCAGCAGGACGCCATCCAGTGAAGGAAAGTCTAAAGATAAGAACCCCAAACGCAAAAAGCTTGATCCTGATGGAAAGTCTCCTTCTCACAGCTCAGGGGGGCGACCCTACACGCCCCCTAGTGGTGGTTCGGGCTCTGGAGGAAGCATAAGCGGTGGAGGCTCCAAATCTCCCGGTAGTTCTGGGCGCTCGCAAACTCCCCCAGGAGGTGCCACGCCCCCAATCCCCAAAATCACCATTCAGATCCCAAAGGGTACCATAACTGGGGGGAAAACGTCCTCCCATAGCGGATACACCTCCAGCAGCTCTGCAACTAGCAGCACAGGAGGTTTAGGGGggacaagcagcagcagcaaaagcCACCATTcacactcctcttcctctgggAAGATCAAGTTCAAAGAAGGGTCTATGACGCAAAGCAGCAGCTCCAAGCCAGGGGGTTCAGGAGGTGGAGGGGGGCAGTCGCAAATGAAGGGATCCTCTCAAGGTATGGGTGTTGGTAAACCAGGATCATCCCCAATCACTAAACACGGTCTGTCTGGGCCTGGGGGTGCTGGAGGTGGAATGGGAAGTGGCAGTAAAATTAAGCCTCAGGGAGGTAAACCTCCAGGTTCACTTATGAATCCCAACATAAAGCCTAACATCTCGCCTTCCCATTCCCGCTCCAGTAGCTCTGGTGATAAACTCTCCTCTCCAATGAAAATACAGCAATCCCAAGTTCCAGGAACTCCTCCATCTTCCAAAGCTAAGTCTCCGATTGGATCAGGAAGCGGTAGCTCAGGAGGATCTAAGTCGTCTTCTGGTGGAAGTTCCCAAAAACCAGGTGGTGGAGGTTCTTCTAGTTCTACATCTTCCTCCTCTACCTCATCATCCGGTTCCATGAGCTTCTCCGGATCTCAGTCGCAGTACGGCAGCGGTGGAagtggagggggaggaggaggcaATGGAGGCGAAGGAAATGGTGGAGGAAGTGGTGGAGGTGCGGGTCAGAACAATTCAAATAACCCCAACGCCAAAGGGAAGTCTCCCAGTAGAAACAAGAAGCCTTCTCTAACAGCAGTCATAGACAAACTGAAGAGTGTGGGCAGCGGAGGAGTTGGGGAAGACGGCTGTGAGGTGGGGACTCCAGTGGGAGGTCCTGGATTGACATCTACTCCTTGTGGGCCCGGAAATGTTCCCAGCGGTCCTCCGAATTTAGGTTCTTCTAAGCATTCCTCATCCTCTCAAAGCGGAGATTATAAGCGGGAAAAGTCTGACAAAGACGGAAAAGCAAAAGTGATGGTGACAGGTGGTGGCAGTGGAGATAAAAAAATGATGGACCCAAAAACTAGTGGGTCAGGTGGAACCACCCTGGCCAAAATTATCATTAGCAAACCAGATGGTGGCTCGCCAAGCATCAAGGCCAAAGTGACTCTTCAGAAACCCGGGGAAGGTTCTGGAGAGTCAATGCGTCAACAAATCTCCGGGCTCAAAGCATCCCCTCTCTTTAGTGGCTCCACTCCGAAGCACGACCGATCGTCACCAAGCCACAGCCGCTCTCCAGGGTACACCCCTCTAAACCAGGACAGCGAGAGCGAATCGGGCAGCAGCTCAGTGGCTGAGAAGTCCCACCAGAACAGCCCCAGCTCAGATGACGACCAAACAGTGAGGCCACTTCCGCCCCAGGACTACATGAGCTCCATCCCCCTTAGCTCGGGCGAGAAACACAAGAAGCacaagaaagagaagaagaaactaaagGATAAGGAGCGCGAGAGAGACAGGGACCGGGAAAGGGACagggagaaggagaaaaagaagtcCTCCATGTCCATGGGATCGTCTTCACATTCAACAAAAGCAGACAGTTGGTCGCGGTCTCCCATTTCAGCATCAGATTCATCACTCTCCATGCTTGGTTCGGACCGTCCATCACGGTCCAGTCCGATGTATATGAGAAACGAAGATGATGACCTTATGGACTCAGCACTCACAGGAGACTTTTAA